A window of Lepidochelys kempii isolate rLepKem1 chromosome 1, rLepKem1.hap2, whole genome shotgun sequence contains these coding sequences:
- the LOC140897265 gene encoding olfactory receptor 51G2-like, protein MSAVNDTKLNSAMFLLTGIPGQEEVHLWIAIPFCFIYVFSILGNSTILFIIKTDPSLHEPMYILLSMLAITDLGLLISTIPTILGIYLFNSREISLDACFAQLFFIHSFAIIESSILLLMAFDRFVAISNPLRYASILTLPRIFKMGLVCVLRGMAVSFPFPFLLKRFQYCRVNVLSHSYCLHQDVMKLACSDITVNYIYGLFLTISMDGLDSLLIFLSYLMILKTVLSVASHTEGFRALNTCVSHLCAVLLFYTPDIGLSLTHRLGKGSSPLLQIVLGYIYLLIPPLMNPIVYSVKSRHFRGRIIRVFVK, encoded by the coding sequence atgtcagctgtcaatgacaCCAAACTCAACTCTGCAATGTTCCTTCTCAccgggatacctgggcaggaagaggtcCATCTCTGGATCGCTATCCCCTTCTGCTTCATTTATGTTTTTTCAATATTGGGAAATTCAAccattctgttcattataaaaacagatccaagcctccatgagcccatgtacattttACTTTCCATGTTGGCCATCACAGATCTTGGCTTATTGATATCCACCATACCGACAATACTGGGTATATATTTGTTTAACTCTAGGGAGATCAGCCTCGATGCCTGTTTtgcccagctgttcttcatccactcATTTGCAATCATTGAATCCTCCATACTCTTGCTGATGGCATTTGACCGCTTTGTCGCAATCTCTAACCCACTGAGATATGCTTCCATCTTAACCCTGCCGAGAATATTCAAAATGGGACTGGTATGTGTGCTAAGAGGGATGGCCGTATCATTCCCATTCCCCTTTCTCCTGAAACGGTTCCAATACTGTCGAGTCaatgtcctctcccattcctactgCCTGCACCAGGATGTCATGAAGCTGGCTTGTTCGGATATCACAGTCAACTACATCTATGGCTTGTTTCTTACCATTTCCATGGATGGGTTAGATTCACTGCTCATCTTCCTCTCTTATCTGATGATCCTCAAAACGGTGCTGAGTGTTGCATCCCACACGGAGGGCTTCAGGGCCCTGAACACCTgcgtctcccacctctgtgccgtCCTTCTCTTCTACACACCAGATATCGGCTTGTCTTTGACACACAGATTGGGGAAGGGCTCTTCTCCCTTACTACAGATTGTCCTGGGCTACATCTACCTACTCATCCCGCCCCTGATGAACCCAATCGTGTACAGTGTGAAAAGCAGACACTTTCGTGGGAGGATAATCAGGGTGTTCGTCAAGTGA